A single genomic interval of Spirosoma linguale DSM 74 harbors:
- a CDS encoding OmpA/MotB domain protein (PFAM: OmpA/MotB domain protein~KEGG: pca:Pcar_1973 chemotaxis protein MotB): protein MKRVLIIFAAVTMLASCNSKKRLAEIKALQDARDKAVASLNDCDQRTATLRSQLSAKDTDLQGKDKQVGDLQAQIDYLKKTNINLLDRMSDLSIVSKSGAESIRKSLETLNEQTKYTNNLNSTIQRKDSLNLALVMSLKRSLDDINDQDVQVEVKKGVVYVSISDKLLFKSGSYDITPKAETVLGKVAKVVNDHKDLDILVEGHTDAVPISTPAIKDNWDLSALRATSVVRTLQAKFGVAPERLTAGGRSEFAPKDDNTTAVGRQQNRRTEIIITPKLDQFFNLLSSGQAGGSK from the coding sequence ATGAAACGAGTATTGATAATTTTTGCGGCCGTAACTATGTTGGCTTCCTGCAACAGCAAGAAGCGTCTGGCTGAGATTAAAGCGTTGCAGGATGCCCGTGATAAGGCAGTAGCCTCATTGAATGACTGTGATCAGCGTACGGCTACTCTTCGTTCACAACTGTCGGCTAAAGACACTGACCTGCAAGGAAAAGACAAGCAGGTAGGTGATCTTCAGGCTCAAATTGACTACCTCAAAAAGACAAACATCAACCTCCTCGACCGGATGTCTGATTTGTCAATTGTGAGTAAGTCGGGTGCTGAAAGCATTCGTAAATCGCTCGAAACCCTGAACGAGCAAACGAAGTACACGAATAACCTGAACTCGACCATTCAGCGTAAAGATTCGTTGAATCTGGCACTGGTCATGAGCCTGAAACGTTCGCTGGACGATATCAACGACCAGGACGTACAGGTAGAGGTGAAGAAAGGGGTTGTGTATGTATCGATCTCGGATAAACTGCTGTTTAAATCGGGTAGCTATGACATCACACCGAAAGCAGAAACGGTACTGGGTAAAGTAGCTAAAGTAGTAAACGACCACAAAGATCTGGATATCCTGGTTGAAGGTCATACGGATGCTGTCCCCATTTCTACGCCAGCTATCAAAGACAACTGGGACTTGAGCGCCCTGCGTGCTACATCGGTTGTTCGTACGTTGCAGGCTAAATTTGGTGTTGCTCCCGAGCGTCTGACAGCCGGTGGCCGGTCGGAGTTCGCGCCAAAAGATGACAATACAACGGCTGTTGGTCGTCAGCAGAACCGTCGTACGGAAATCATCATTACCCCAAAACTTGATCAATTCTTCAACCTGTTGTCGAGCGGTCAGGCTGGCGGTAGCAAATAA
- a CDS encoding Lipoprotein signal peptidase-like protein (KEGG: eba:ebA4447 lipoprotein signal peptidase), with translation MIQKSPYKFFLLTLLLILLDQGVKLAVHFYMAPGFAGQVKLAGDWLKLHYVLNPGMAFGMQLGHEYGKLLLSIFRLFAMVGIGYYLVNLAHRGAPNGLLWAMAMILAGAVGNVIDSTFYGVFLNNAPYGSPTPWFHGQVIDMIFIDVWEGFIPEWVPVWGGQYYSTPIFNIADSCIFVGVCIILFFQRRFFGEPPIEDSLLPVSGPDATNAAVLPASELLDENEHSATQEPISDVTDTTDENPQQPTPESVVPEEEAKRAE, from the coding sequence ATGATTCAGAAAAGCCCCTATAAGTTTTTTCTGCTAACGCTGCTACTGATTTTGCTGGATCAGGGCGTGAAGCTGGCCGTACATTTTTATATGGCCCCCGGCTTTGCGGGGCAAGTCAAACTCGCTGGTGACTGGCTTAAGCTCCACTACGTGCTGAACCCTGGTATGGCATTTGGTATGCAGTTAGGGCACGAATACGGTAAACTGCTACTCAGCATTTTTCGATTGTTCGCTATGGTAGGAATTGGCTATTATTTAGTTAATCTGGCTCATAGGGGAGCACCCAATGGACTACTCTGGGCTATGGCCATGATTCTAGCTGGAGCCGTAGGTAATGTGATCGACAGTACGTTTTATGGCGTTTTTCTGAATAACGCCCCCTATGGATCACCTACTCCCTGGTTTCATGGGCAGGTGATCGACATGATCTTTATAGATGTTTGGGAAGGGTTTATCCCCGAATGGGTTCCGGTATGGGGTGGTCAATATTACTCGACGCCCATCTTTAACATTGCTGATTCCTGCATTTTCGTAGGCGTCTGTATTATTCTCTTTTTCCAGCGCCGTTTCTTCGGCGAGCCGCCCATTGAGGACAGCCTATTGCCTGTTTCCGGCCCCGACGCAACCAATGCAGCCGTATTGCCCGCATCGGAATTGCTCGATGAAAATGAACATTCTGCCACTCAGGAGCCCATTAGTGACGTAACCGACACAACGGACGAAAACCCGCAACAGCCTACTCCCGAATCGGTAGTGCCCGAAGAGGAAGCGAAACGAGCTGAATAG
- a CDS encoding 6-phosphogluconolactonase (PFAM: Domain of unknown function DUF2394~KEGG: bcn:Bcen_1710 3-carboxymuconate cyclase-like), translating to MNKLLVGILVSIGLTAQAQSPKEIMYVGTYSVRGSEGIYVFEFDRKAGTMQPIQSISNGKSPSFLAIHPSGKYLYSVNEGADKLGGVSAYTIDKATGKLTYMNAQSTLGAGPCHVSVDQTGKTAFVSNYGGGSLAVLPINADGSLAAPSDSVQDVGTGPNTARQDKAHMHSATLAPDNRFVYVADLTTDKVNIFDVDTKSSTVKPASTPYASVKPGSGPRHFTFHPNGKYAYLVEELTSTVAVFSRNPKTGALTLLDDNIKTLPDGFSGQNTSADIHIDPSGKFLYFSNRGANTLAIFSIGNDGRLTKVGDQPTEGKTPRNFLIDPKGDFVFVGHQDTDNITIFKRDKKTGLLTYTGQSVKVPAAVCILMATR from the coding sequence ATGAACAAATTACTCGTTGGCATCCTGGTTAGTATAGGTCTCACAGCACAGGCTCAATCGCCAAAAGAGATCATGTATGTTGGTACGTACTCCGTTCGGGGTAGCGAAGGCATCTACGTATTTGAGTTCGACCGGAAGGCTGGTACCATGCAGCCCATTCAGTCGATCTCGAACGGCAAGAGCCCGTCTTTTCTGGCCATTCATCCCTCCGGGAAATACCTCTACTCGGTCAATGAAGGAGCCGATAAACTTGGGGGCGTCAGCGCATATACTATTGACAAGGCAACGGGTAAACTGACGTACATGAACGCACAATCGACACTCGGTGCCGGTCCCTGCCACGTCAGCGTCGACCAGACGGGCAAGACGGCCTTTGTTTCCAACTACGGTGGCGGCAGTCTGGCGGTGCTTCCGATAAACGCCGACGGGTCACTGGCCGCTCCTTCCGACAGCGTTCAGGATGTAGGTACCGGCCCCAATACGGCACGGCAGGATAAAGCCCATATGCACTCGGCCACGCTGGCCCCCGACAACCGGTTTGTATATGTCGCCGACCTGACCACCGACAAAGTCAATATTTTCGATGTCGATACAAAGTCAAGCACCGTAAAGCCAGCCTCCACGCCTTATGCAAGCGTAAAGCCTGGTTCAGGACCGCGGCATTTTACTTTTCACCCCAATGGCAAATACGCTTACCTGGTCGAAGAACTGACCTCTACGGTGGCCGTATTTTCCCGAAACCCAAAAACCGGAGCGTTGACTCTACTCGACGATAACATCAAAACCCTGCCCGATGGCTTCTCGGGGCAGAATACCAGCGCCGATATTCACATCGACCCGTCGGGCAAGTTTCTGTATTTCTCTAATCGGGGGGCCAACACGCTGGCTATCTTTTCCATCGGCAACGACGGACGGCTTACCAAAGTGGGCGACCAACCGACTGAAGGCAAAACACCACGCAACTTCCTGATCGACCCCAAAGGAGACTTCGTCTTTGTCGGGCATCAGGATACGGACAACATCACCATTTTTAAGCGGGACAAAAAAACGGGGTTGCTGACCTACACGGGCCAGTCGGTGAAGGTCCCGGCGGCCGTCTGCATTTTGATGGCTACCCGATAA